One window of Microcoleus vaginatus PCC 9802 genomic DNA carries:
- a CDS encoding adenylate/guanylate cyclase domain-containing protein, with protein sequence MPQIHYLPDDRTIEIDDDDIILEASLRAGIPHTHICGGSARCSTCRVLVVEGLEFCSPRTSPEEELAKKLRLEPEIRLACQTQVAGGKVILRRLAIDSEDLESFNDEMAGKLISAPVGQEKKIAILFADIRGFTAFAESLLPYDVIYILNRYFQKMGYAINRNGGMINNYMGDGFMALFGLENSDKAAEQAVRAGVEMLEELEKLNPYFETLYRHRLRIGIGIHCGLVVVGNLGASKNQTVTAIGDAVNFASRIEAANKQVGTSLLISEDTYQEVKELAIVNQCVSVQIPGKSGEYPLYEVVGMPPLPVEIEDFSEVRKVSIWQFFVNKLLALYAALYNWIRKIWRQIKKL encoded by the coding sequence ATGCCACAGATTCACTATCTGCCGGACGATCGCACGATCGAGATAGACGACGACGATATAATTCTGGAAGCTTCGCTGCGTGCAGGCATTCCCCACACCCACATCTGCGGCGGTAGTGCCCGGTGTTCGACTTGCCGGGTATTAGTTGTCGAAGGTTTAGAATTTTGTTCTCCGCGCACTTCGCCGGAAGAGGAGCTCGCGAAAAAATTGCGCCTAGAACCGGAAATTAGGCTAGCTTGTCAGACACAGGTTGCAGGTGGCAAGGTGATTTTGCGCCGACTGGCGATCGATTCTGAAGACTTGGAATCATTTAACGACGAAATGGCAGGAAAGTTGATTTCTGCTCCTGTGGGTCAAGAGAAAAAAATTGCAATTTTGTTTGCAGATATTCGAGGGTTTACGGCGTTTGCAGAATCGCTGTTACCCTATGATGTAATTTATATTTTAAATCGCTATTTCCAAAAAATGGGTTATGCGATCAACCGCAACGGCGGGATGATTAATAATTATATGGGAGATGGTTTTATGGCTCTGTTTGGGTTGGAAAACTCAGACAAGGCGGCGGAACAAGCGGTGAGGGCTGGGGTGGAGATGCTGGAGGAACTAGAGAAACTCAATCCCTATTTTGAGACTTTATACCGTCATCGTTTGCGGATCGGGATTGGTATTCACTGCGGTTTGGTGGTTGTGGGAAATTTGGGGGCGTCGAAAAATCAGACGGTGACGGCGATCGGAGATGCGGTGAATTTTGCCAGCCGGATTGAAGCTGCGAACAAGCAAGTAGGAACAAGTTTACTGATTTCCGAGGATACTTATCAGGAAGTGAAAGAATTGGCGATCGTCAATCAGTGCGTATCAGTGCAAATTCCGGGAAAAAGTGGCGAATATCCGCTCTATGAAGTAGTGGGGATGCCGCCGCTGCCCGTGGAAATCGAAGATTTTTCTGAGGTAAGGAAAGTTTCTATTTGGCAATTTTTTGTCAATAAGTTGCTGGCTTTGTATGCTGCGCTGTACAATTGGATTAGGAAAATTTGGCGTCAAATCAAAAAACTCTAG
- a CDS encoding NUDIX domain-containing protein, giving the protein MLPNRQMGVQLRDNIAGIASQGMLSTFGGGVDIGETSQQAAVREIEEETGLTINYYTMKFIATFTHQKTKNDRKILQKNHLFLAKVSDCDKREIKEGVGLVVLRKDVDFEKVNAGDGTQMAWKLLQEYLK; this is encoded by the coding sequence ATGCTCCCGAACCGCCAGATGGGGGTACAACTGCGAGATAACATTGCCGGTATTGCCAGTCAAGGAATGCTTTCTACTTTTGGTGGTGGCGTGGACATTGGAGAAACTTCACAGCAGGCAGCAGTGCGAGAAATAGAGGAAGAAACTGGCCTCACAATCAACTATTACACAATGAAATTTATCGCAACTTTTACTCACCAAAAGACCAAAAATGATAGAAAAATTTTACAAAAAAACCACCTATTTTTGGCGAAAGTGAGCGATTGTGATAAAAGAGAAATCAAAGAAGGTGTGGGTTTGGTAGTTTTGAGAAAAGATGTAGACTTTGAAAAAGTCAACGCAGGTGATGGTACTCAAATGGCTTGGAAATTGTTGCAGGAATATTTAAAATAA
- a CDS encoding bifunctional (p)ppGpp synthetase/guanosine-3',5'-bis(diphosphate) 3'-pyrophosphohydrolase, producing MLSNTNSEYQSLLKRAIALAAKAHEGQVDKAGNPYLDHPLFVMENVNSLEEKIVAVLHDAVEDSELTLEQLRSEGFPEALVSAIAAITKIEGEAYPAYLERVIANPIALQVKIADVTHNLDISRIANPTEADFQRIAKYKKVLNQLCAALK from the coding sequence ATGTTGTCAAATACGAACTCAGAGTACCAATCATTATTAAAACGAGCGATTGCGCTCGCAGCCAAAGCTCATGAGGGGCAGGTTGATAAAGCAGGCAATCCGTATCTCGATCATCCGCTATTTGTGATGGAAAATGTAAATTCTCTAGAGGAGAAAATCGTAGCGGTTCTACACGATGCGGTCGAAGATTCGGAACTTACACTTGAGCAACTTAGAAGCGAAGGTTTTCCTGAAGCTCTAGTCTCGGCGATCGCGGCGATTACAAAAATAGAAGGAGAAGCTTATCCAGCTTATTTAGAACGTGTGATTGCCAACCCAATCGCACTGCAAGTCAAAATCGCTGATGTTACTCATAATCTCGATATTAGTCGCATCGCCAATCCCACAGAAGCCGATTTTCAACGCATTGCAAAATACAAAAAAGTCCTCAATCAGTTGTGTGCAGCTTTAAAGTAA
- the fabG gene encoding 3-oxoacyl-[acyl-carrier-protein] reductase: MELLPETFQRLRGQVAVVTGASRGIGRAVALTLAAEGAKVAVNYASSSAAADEVVAEIVAAGGEAVALAADVSKTDQVDLLTSNVMEKWGRIDILVNNAGITRDTLLLRMKLEDWQAVIDLNLTGVFLCAKAASKIMLKQRSGRIINIASVAGQMGNPGQANYSAAKAGVIGFTKTVAKELASRGITVNAVAPGFITTDMTKDVKSDEILKYIPLGRYGEVEEVAGMVKFLAADAAAAYITGQVFNVDGGMVMA; encoded by the coding sequence ATGGAATTATTACCAGAGACTTTTCAGAGATTGCGGGGTCAAGTTGCTGTCGTGACCGGTGCGTCGCGGGGAATCGGTCGCGCCGTCGCTTTAACACTAGCAGCAGAAGGCGCTAAAGTCGCCGTCAACTATGCGAGTTCGAGTGCTGCTGCTGATGAGGTGGTAGCAGAAATAGTCGCTGCTGGAGGAGAAGCTGTGGCACTTGCAGCAGATGTCTCGAAAACTGACCAAGTAGATTTACTCACCAGTAATGTCATGGAAAAATGGGGACGGATTGACATTTTGGTGAACAATGCAGGCATTACTCGCGATACTTTGCTGTTGCGGATGAAGTTGGAAGATTGGCAAGCGGTAATTGATTTGAATCTAACCGGCGTGTTTTTGTGTGCGAAAGCTGCGAGTAAAATCATGCTGAAACAGCGAAGCGGCCGAATTATTAATATTGCTTCGGTTGCTGGGCAAATGGGCAATCCCGGACAAGCTAATTACAGTGCGGCAAAGGCTGGGGTAATTGGGTTTACTAAAACTGTGGCCAAAGAGTTGGCCAGTCGCGGGATTACTGTGAATGCGGTTGCACCGGGTTTTATCACTACAGATATGACTAAAGATGTCAAGTCTGATGAGATTTTGAAGTATATTCCGCTGGGGAGATATGGGGAAGTTGAGGAAGTTGCGGGAATGGTGAAATTTTTGGCGGCGGATGCGGCGGCGGCTTATATAACGGGGCAGGTTTTTAATGTGGATGGGGGGATGGTGATGGCTTAG
- the trxA gene encoding thioredoxin — protein sequence MAVQKQFSSFEELLSGSDLPVLVDFYATWCGPCQMMAPILEQVSGQMKDKLMVVKIDTDKYEHLASQHHIYALPTLVLFKNGAEVDRIEGVMQPAQLIDRLQPHL from the coding sequence ATGGCAGTTCAAAAACAGTTCAGCAGTTTTGAAGAGTTACTATCGGGCTCCGATTTGCCGGTGTTGGTAGATTTTTACGCTACTTGGTGCGGGCCTTGTCAGATGATGGCACCGATTTTGGAGCAAGTGAGTGGTCAGATGAAAGACAAGCTGATGGTTGTCAAAATTGACACGGATAAGTACGAACACTTGGCGTCGCAGCATCACATTTATGCTTTGCCGACTTTGGTGCTGTTCAAAAATGGCGCTGAGGTCGATCGCATTGAGGGAGTTATGCAACCGGCGCAGTTGATCGATCGACTGCAACCTCACTTGTAG